From one Actinomycetota bacterium genomic stretch:
- a CDS encoding glutamine synthetase gives MDKQQEYVLRTVEERDIRFIRLWFTDVLGFLKSVAITAAELEGAFVEGIGFDGSAIDGFARVQEADMLAMP, from the coding sequence ATGGACAAGCAGCAGGAGTACGTACTCCGCACCGTCGAAGAGCGTGACATCCGCTTCATCCGTCTGTGGTTCACCGACGTGCTCGGCTTCCTCAAGAGCGTCGCGATCACCGCCGCGGAGCTCGAGGGGGCTTTCGTGGAGGGCATCGGGTTCGACGGCTCGGCCATCGACGGGTTCGCTCGGGTACAGGAGGCCGACATGCTCGCCATGCCCG
- a CDS encoding tyrosine-type recombinase/integrase, with translation MARRAGVPSAPHDLRHHYASILIDGGESVKDVQERLGHASATETLDTYSHLWPSSDERTRILVERAWNDAPAERSRNEETS, from the coding sequence ATGGCGAGGCGGGCAGGCGTTCCCTCCGCACCTCACGACCTGCGCCATCACTACGCTTCGATCCTGATCGACGGAGGCGAATCCGTGAAGGACGTGCAGGAACGGCTCGGCCACGCGAGCGCGACAGAGACGCTCGACACGTATTCGCATCTCTGGCCGTCGTCGGACGAGCGGACACGTATCCTGGTGGAGCGCGCCTGGAACGATGCTCCCGCGGAACGCTCGCGGAACGAAGAGACCTCCTAG
- a CDS encoding N-terminal phage integrase SAM-like domain-containing protein: MLTGRYVDPSAGRITFREYAERWRASQPHRPSTEALYERLLRLHVYPTLGDRRLSSLKRSDIQGWVSKLSEQLAPASVNGCYSRVRTIFRAAVDDRLIAETPCRNIALRSWRTRSSR, translated from the coding sequence ATGCTCACCGGCCGCTACGTCGACCCATCGGCCGGTCGCATCACGTTCCGCGAGTACGCGGAACGCTGGCGCGCCTCGCAGCCGCACCGGCCTTCGACGGAGGCGCTCTACGAGCGGCTGCTCCGGCTCCACGTCTACCCGACCTTGGGTGATCGCCGTCTGTCGTCCTTGAAGCGCTCCGACATCCAGGGCTGGGTATCGAAACTGTCGGAGCAGCTCGCGCCCGCCTCCGTCAATGGCTGCTACTCGCGTGTCAGGACGATCTTCCGCGCCGCCGTCGACGATCGGCTCATCGCCGAGACGCCCTGCCGGAACATCGCACTGAGATCGTGGAGGACAAGGTCGTCCCGTTGA